tgaagtaaaacgtggtttaaatcaacgttaaattctgtggaaaaatgcatgctctattgatattaacatttatgcggtattgtgaaatatgcatacatccaagccttgagactgtggcgataaacccttaaacaaattaaaggtttatctaagttatgtatatcgaattcggtcattccttacaatcctatcaaacccaggacttcaggaacgggagttgtcaattcccatggtaccactacctactaacgaacggcatagctaatgttaatgaatgtattgtcccatgttaaacaaaccaaatgtcatagcaaaatgaaggcatgtgctgtaaacaattgtactaagtatgctaagtaaacatacgaagcagaagtgttcatgtaaatcaatgtgtccatatgctgagtaaacatatgcaacagaaatgttcatgtaaatcaatgtgtccatatgctgagtaaacatatgcaacagaaatgttcatgtaaatcaatgtgtccatatgctgagtaaacatatgcaacagaaatgttcatgtaaatcaatgtgtccatatgctgagtaaacatatgcaacaggaatgtaatgtaaatcaatgtactaagtacgcacacaatgggcatacatagcatgaaatgtaatgaaatcgtgtactataatgtactaacaacatagcaggcatatgatgtgaaaacatggaaagcatgaatgtaatagataggcacatgtgtttcaccccaaaacagtttggaaaacagtaaaagaggggttcaatgtactcacctgagattgctttgaattccttgtataataaccagataatgctagagatcacgggatatcaaatggcacctaataggtagctatattaaaataccggaccaaaatcggaaggatcggatagtatgcgggtttgtaaaccaaacgattgtggagactcgtgtaatatggtttaacaaagcctacatactaaaatgaaacctaacctaagtgcttgcgacccattacgacccgtttaggtagcttatgctaccttacgcgtcgttcgcgtagaacgcgtctggaacgcctaacatcgtgaccacaaggcataacatcggaaggttatagctatggtcacctaatgtgtttggtcggatcctaatgatcgaccaaatgggtcgggttcgaaagtataagcgatggtttagatcgcttaccttacgaccctatataagcactatgctaaaagtgacgagctaagcatgttagaacatgcttaactaagtttagaaaacaggtttggcatcaaagcaaacggctttgatgctcacgagtagtttggttacaaaatatgcaagaatgcacattttggccgaaactacgactcgtcactaagcctagataacgtggtaatcagtaggtatagtcactacggactataaccatcgtgatcacgctcacgttatgaagttccatgaacttcgggttgaccataggctggtcaatgtagaaagtcaacaaaacgttgactttcggactcgaaaagcgaataaaagaacgaaagaagacttacggagggtccccgaatgctaatctagatcaaaatggctcaggtatgaaacaatggttccaacttagagcctttagatcagattgtgtgagatTTTAGCAAactgggggggggtatttataggaaaagcataaccgttaggatcgtttcttgattttcgtgccacgatcctaagcgtccacttgtcaaaatgttgtggttactgaaaatggcccttggctcttgattgggtgaaagggcattgccccttgaacgaacgaaaggccaactgcaagtggattcaatgaatctgctgtactggggaccccttacggaccgtatggcttatggcttacggtccgtaagccctcactttggcagatttacagttttggtccctgcagcccctaaacttggtatttgatgcgtttttgacacgtttaagccatgttaacctcatttcaaagctctaaaatgaagttaaagtatagggaacttaaaaatgtgctcaaaaatatgtcggatgtcggttcgtttggccgtacggtcgcgatgttcggttaattacgacggaatgcgcataagcgcgaaagacagtccaaattgcgcgacgaatggatttttctcatgccatacactaaggcataatataaggatgctttcataaatttttggatatccggatgtattcagaacgtaagttatgcgcaaaagtgcaaacttgtgcactttttgacacttttagcccctgaatgatccaaaagtttgtcttagcataccaaacccctcaaagcctatttctaagctatgtaaaggattttatggtatgtttaacttatggacatgttccggaaagttcgttacagttcgaattggcatactttcgcagtttgtcaagtttagtccctgtaaccgaattaacttgtttttgccataccaaagccttcaaaacttatttctaagttatgtaaaggttatttaaggtatgttgagtatatgttgatgttccggagtatttgtcgcattaaactgagtacgtttacgcaccagtttgcgtataactctctagaaagcgatgtagagtttgaaattgagcaaaagtcaaaacatgaaaaatgtaaaacacaaccaaacaaacattgggatcaaataacattgttttattgataatagaactgttcataatgattacaagcacaaatgttacaaatgCGAATTTCATCTCCACACTATGTGGTCTTAGGGTGGATAGGGTGATATGCGGTAGAAGCAAATCGGGTTCAAAGCTGCTaggaacaccgccgccaccccTATGGTTTGCCATACAGGTTCTGGTTTGCCGTAAAAATTTGCCGCTTAAATATCACACATCAACAAACCAATTTGAAGTTTAACGGTCATAAATTGGACTAGGGTAATTGTAGGTACTTGTAGTAGGCGCTGCCAGTGTTTTGCCTCATCTAGGGTACTTGGGGTTGGAAATGACATGGCAACATATGATTGGATGGGGCTCGGGTAATACCCTAGGGTTCCCTTCCACCCTTAGACCATGCGTACTCGATAAAAAAATGGGGCGTTTTTTTACCCAAACATGCCCCGACGTCGGCCCCTTGGGCATTTTTGTTCGAAATTTTTGAATGGCGTTGTATTTAGAACGCTCTAGTCCCTTGTGTGTTGACCAATCATGCTCTTTTGATGGTTTTTTGTCCAATAATATTTTTTGATAGTTTTTTTTATTCAATTCTATTATTAAACATAATGCCCCAAATCCCCACTACACTCATTTATGAAAAACGCTtcattgctgactggactgccacattgcgtaaaacgccctagggtggggcattattcatgtgtaccactacacatggtcttagaagCATTCACAATCGATTCTCTGCTTCATCTCTATAATTACaataaaaactttttccctttccttttcaattaaatgatacctttataattttattattattttttctctCTACTCTACTCATAACCACTTTTATAagatattaaaaaattataaagggTGAACAATGTTTCTTTAAATTTACTGATAAACAATAACATTTTTCCTCTAATCCACTCACAACCAATCTATAAAATATAGAAAATGCACTCACATAAATATAGAGGATCGAAAATTCTCTCGGAGATAGAGAGCCTATTCTCATTAAGATAAAACTGCGACTCAACACGAGATACTACAATTTACCAAAAACAAAACCGTTTACAAAAGTTTCCTTCAAAAATAAACCTTTTTTGTAACATATTGTTTTTTATCTTGTATTAATCGGATCCGTCGGGTGAATAATTCAAATATTTGGAAATACATTTATAAAACTATTTTACTAGTAAGTTAATTTGCAATTAAAACTATTTTTCTAGGTTGAGCCAGAAGCTTTACCGGTCTTTGGACAATAGGTTCCCTCTAAAATGGTGGCGGGCCGGTCACCAGCGTCGTATGTATTTGCAGGCTTGTGATACGTGCAGATTTTAGAGAGagattagagagagaaactaaGAAGAAGATTCATTCAAATGACCATTTACAATTACAACCCTTATAGTTTCTAACAATTGACTCATAACCCCCTATACTATTTAACACGTAACAATACTTCCCCCATAAAAGATTCTTGACCCCAAGAATCAATATAAGAGAAAAAAAATAGAGATCCACTTTGCAGCTCCAACTTGAACATGCGGGTTTCGCCTTTCGACTCATCCTTGGTTTCTTTGGATATAGGAGTTGAAGACAAAAGCTTCCCTGTTGAAATCATAGCTTTGGAAATCCTTTTTAACTTGACCATATTGACCCATTGACTGAAACCTCCTTCCAGCAGAAGTCAAACGTTTGCCGAGTGCTGATTTGTTGTTGCTGGTCAACGAGTTGACCAATGAAGGGAGATCGTTAACCAAAGCTTTTGAAGTCATTCCCAACTCTTGTCCACACCGCTCCATCACTGGTCCATTTGAGAGATCAAAAGCAGTATCATTCAAATCTAGACGAAGATCACGAGGGAGCTGTGAAAAGTAATCTGATGGAAGATTGAAGCTATCGGCGAGTTCTTGAAGAAGGAATTTCGGGTCGAGGGATTTGGGAGAATCGGATGATTCGGTAAGGGCGTTTGTTAAAAAGGGTTTGAGAGTGAGAGATTGCTTGTTGGGGTTATAACCAGAGGGAATTCTGTGAAGATTTCGAAGAATGGAAGAGGATGAgtgtggtagtggtggtggttgcAGTGGTGGTCGGAAATACTTCTCTGTTAACCCTTTATATTTCCAAACGAGCAACATGTATACCTTCCTTCTTAAACAACAACCATTAAACATACTAATGAAAATAAATTGCTTAAATTTCCAATTATGCCATCTATGCCTTTTTGCCAACAACTTGAAGAATTCAAATTCCTCAAATTTACAACAGCTTCCATTCTTTGGATTCCTTACAAACTGAATATCAATGCCATTTTTCATATTATCCTCCCTACTCAATTTAAATTTATATTTCCATTTGGATAGCCATCTTTTCACAATCTCACCAGAGCCTACTTTCATACCATCCTCTCTATCCCTTGGACTTTATATTTCCACTTTAATAGCCAGTTTCTCATAGTCTCTTGTTTACACTTAACCCTTACCTTGTATAGCCAAACTTTAAAATAACCATGATCCATGTCATTTAACCTTACTGGTTTTCCAACCTGAGTTGGTTCCACTACCTTTCCATATTTCTTTGAGTCAAATTCTCCATTTCTTTCACTTGTTTTTATTCCATTTTCTGATTTTGTAACATCCACATCTGTTTCATTTACTAATTCTTTAAAAGCACCCTTTCTTGAATCATCTAAAAATTCTTTTATTTCTTCCTTCTTGAATCCTTTATAGCTATCAAAAATGGCAAGAAGATTAACTTGGTTCTTTGCCATTTCATAAGCCTCCTTTAGTTTCTTTGGTCCAAACATACTAGCTGGGCATCTTAACTCCGATTTTAACCCATTCAAAAATATACTAACAGTATATTCTTCACATATGGTGACTCTTAAAAAGTTTTCATCAAACTTCTCATAATAATCTTCTAAAGACCCAACTTGAACCGTGGAAGTTAACAAGCCCATAGCATCATGGAATAGATTGGTAGAAAAACGATCAATGATATTTCTAGAATATTCAGACCAAGTTATCTCAGAAATTGGTTTAACTGATGTCGTGAGATAAGCAGAGTGCCACTTCATAGCTTTTCCTTCCAAGTTAATAGCAGCAAATCTCACCTTGAAGTTTTCTGGAGTGTCGTCAACATCAAAGAAGTGTTCGCAACGACAAGCCCAATCTTCCACTTCTGATCCATTGAATTTTGGAAACTCTATCTTGCCCAAACGATACAATCGATCAGTTCTTGTATTGCTATTGATTTCCAATTGCGATGTTGAAGTTCCACCATCCGATTTCGACTGATTATTGACCAATTTGTCAAGAATTTGCTTAATATCCATAAAGGATCTTTCAGCTTTTTCAGCAAATGCTTCAAATTTCGACAAAAATGTAGAATGTTCCTTAATCACCTTTTCTAATTCGGTTTGATTACGAACAACCATCTTGAATACGAAAGAATTAATCAATCGATTGATTAATTCCGACTGAAATGAACAGAATCGATCGAAACAATGATCAATTCAAGAATTGAAATAATACGGAAAGAATTGATCGAACAACTAATCAAATTCTTACtgattttgaaacgattttgATCAATTGATTACGGAACTGCCGAGGATCGGTGCTCTGATACCATTGATACGTGCAGATTTTAGAGAGagattagagagagaaactaaGAAGAAGATTCATTCAGCTCAACCATACATTCATTATCCTTTCTTTTTGTTTATATAACAAACTAATACAAATGACCATTTACAATTACAACCCTTATAGTTTCTAACAATTGACTCATAACCCCCTATACTATTTAACACGTAACAATATTGTTATGGACTAATACCATTGCAAGGTATgggacttgtcccacatcggttgtatgggcaactgatgtggggtttatataccaaatgagctctctcacccaccagactagtcttttgggttgagttctctcgtttggtatgtaacattggtatcagagccagaacTCGGAGTGGTGACCCACGGAGTGGTGGCCTGGAGAGAGCCAGCTGTGACCAACGTGGCCGTGACCAACGAGGCTCGGAGTGGTGGCCCATGGAGTGGTGGCCTGGAAAGAGCCAGCCGTGACCCACATGGCCGTGACCAACGAGGACGTTGGCCCTTAAGGAGGGTCGATTGTTATGGACTAATACCATTGCAAGGTATgggacttgtcccacatcggttgtatgggcaactgatgtggggtttatataccaaatgagctctctcacccaccagactagtcttttgggttgaGTTCTCTCGTTTGGTATGTAACAGCTTGGGTGGCCTTTTACTATTGGGTTTACCAGGATGGTCGGGATTTTATTAGTCGTTAATAAAAAAGTGTGTCGTTAAAAAAATTAAACGGACCAATGTGCTTTAGCTCAACTGACATTGGCGTGGAAGTGAAGATTGGGGCTGAAGGCCACCACCGGTCTCAAGTTCAAATATGAtctcaaccaggttttaccaatgttttaaaatccggttttttAATCATACCGGATTAGGCACGaaaatggtttaaccggttgaaACGGATTGTACcgggcggttcaaccgggttgactagttAACTGTATAATtccataaattacaacatcaactcaaaaaataatccaaaattgGATGTATATGTAAATCTGGAATGAATGATGGAGTGATGGAAGTTTGGAACAAGTCATGAATGATGGATTGATGAAtcaagttttgaattttgatcGATGGAGATAAAGTATTAAAAGTCGTTAGGTTAAAGTTGAGAGTAAACATGAAGATGGGCCGATAAAAAGTAAAATCCTAACCCAAAAATAGACCTGAGCCGGTACCGGTATAACGGTTCAAActggtataccggattttaccggcGGTACAAAGTCGATGCAGTTTCTCCTACTTACCGCGGTGTTTCGGACCGGATTTAAATCCgaaaacggtaataccggtataaccggccggtatttaccggtttttaaaacattaacGAGTCAGACTTTTATTTATTGGCTGTTAAAAAAACTAAAGGGATTTTTTGAAAAATGTTGAGAGGGAGCAGTCCCTTGGGAGTTGAGCAGATGCTTTACTCTTTTGTTGTTCCCAGTAAAGCAAAAAAAACCAATAATGAAATCATTGATTGTAATCTACAAAATCTACTATGGATCCATGAATCATTCCTCCTGTTCACCTCTAAAACATAGGTTTCATcaatcaccacacaaaacatacatacatacatggatCCTGCAACTAAATCAAATGACAAAAAACCAACACAACCAATACCAGTCCCATTGTCTCCATTAACAGAATGGCCAGAGTTTGTTAACACTAGCCGTTATTGTCAACAACAACCCGAGGTTAAACGAAGAGGGCGTAGTAGGCGAATGCTGTTCGGGCTAGGAAAAACAACCAGATGTaatgattctgatgatgatggtggtaatGGGGTTAGTGAAAAGTGGAGGAATGTTAATGATAGGAGAGTGTTGTTACTTGGAGTCTTGGGGTGTCCTCTTGCACCTGTTTCGGTTGAGCATAGTTGCGCGAGTGGTGATTTTCGCTACAATGTTAAAGACATCCCGTTTGTATGTTCTATCTTTCTGTTAATATACCCGTTTGTTTGCTATAACATTAAGTGATTTGTGTGATTTATTTATCTAAACGAGTCAAACGGGTTGAAATTAAGTTGTAAACATGTTAAACGGGTCGTAAAAGAGTTAGTTTGTAATGAATGAGGTAAAATGGTGGCGGGTTGTAAACGGGTTGTCCTTAAATAAGATTTTTTATTCAACAGGTCGACCTATTTAATTAAACTGGTTAAGCAGTACTTGATTGTTTTTTTGTTTCTGGGTATTTCCGGTATTACTATTTATCTAAAAGTGTCAACCAGATTGGTGGGTTGTAAATGGGTTGTGAACATGTTAAACGGGTCACGAGTGGATTGTCATGTTGTAAATGGGTTGTAGCAACATCCCAATTGTATGTTGTATTTCTTTGTTACATTAAACAGTTTTTTTAATAGGTTATGGACGTGTTGACTGATATAGCATAGCTTATGCACTTCAAATCGTGTAACCTGAATAAGATCCGTGTAACCCTTTTTATGTAAAAAAGCCAAACAACTATAAGCAGGTTGATAGGTTATGTACGTGTAGTGATATTATCAACGGGCACGGGGTGTAACATATGGGTTAATGTAGGGATGGACATTTTTTCCCAAATACCCGTATCGTACCCATATCCGTACATGTACCCGTACCGATTTTAGGTACTCTGTACATGTATTGGTacccagttttattgattttggtattcggtACTTTCGGTATTAGTACGGGTACGGGTAAAAAAAGGTACAGGTACCGAATATTATATAGGACTTTAAAAGttttttatattatgttttatttcatactATGGTATTTACGATACTCGTATTGATTTTACCTGTTTGGTACCCGTATCGTATTGGTACTTGTACCAATTTTACCTGTTTGGTACTTGTACTATGTTGGTATTCATGTTGATTTTACCTATATAGCACCCGTACGAGTGCTCAAaaactaaaacaaaaacaaagtgaTACCAAAGCGGGTACTACCGAAATACCTGTACCCCGTAACCAAAGTTGATTTTACCTATATAGTACCCATACGGGTGCTCAAAATATATTCGGTACGGTATTTGGGATCTAGTTTTCttcaaattcggtaccggtagtttcggtactggtacgggtaCTGTACCAATCTCATCCCTAGGTTAATGAGTTGTCGGATTGTCATAAATGGGGCTATTTGGTTGTAGCAAATGGGTTAAAATGGTTGTATGGTTGTAATAAATGGGTTAAACATGTTGTCGAGTTGTAATAAATGAGTTAAACGGGTTGTAACAAATTGTTTAACGGGCTGACCCTGACCCTGATAAAAGTTATACTTTTTATTCTAATTTTAAACGAGTTGGCCTTGATAAAATATACTTTTTTATTCTAGTTTTAAAGTGGTTGACATGTTGACCCTGAAAAAAGTTATATTATGTTTAattgggttggggggggggggggggtcaaccTGTTTAGTAAAACGGGCTAAACAGGTCAACTTGAACATGACACATTTaatggggaattggcctgtaataatctcatctagaccttattggccattaaaaatcccacctcagaatattccccccaccagtcccacctttcacctatttttcctacaatggtcccccgttaaaaaaaacttaacggagttaagctttttttcaaattgcaaacagattttttagggcttttgatcagaacgatgatacgagcccagtgatgtaaaacttacttcgaaatggtgctccaagtgacttgattttggttaattggaaatttaaacacccgaattgaagcgacgttttcatcgtttggagcaccgtttcgaggcaagttttacatcaatggactcgtattgtcgttctaatcaaaagccctaaaaaatctgtttgtaatttggaaaaaaacttaactccgttaaggttttttaacgggggaccattgtaggaaaaataggtgaaaggtgggactggtgggggaatattctgaggtgggattattaatggccaataaggtataggtgggattattacaggccaatttccctttcCGCATATTTAATTAAACGAATTAGAATACCATCTCAGCCACGACATGTTTAACAAGCGGATTAGACATGACATCCCAAAACCAGATAACGTTTGTTTCGGGTTTCAACAGAATTCTAACCTAATGTTTGTTTGTAGGAGAGGTCTACTGCACAATACATAATACAACAGTACTTAGCAGCAACAGGATGCTTAAAAATGATGTCCACCGGCGCAcatcaccagcagcagcagcagcagcaatcGGGTTATTACAAAAACATGTACACATCAGGGACCGTGAAAATGAAGTGTTGTGAAACCGAGATTTCATCAATACAAGGACAGCGTGTCACTAACAGTGGTGGTCGGTCACAGGAAACAGACAACGTTAACGGCTGTTTTGTTCTATGGCAAATGGTGCCTGGAATGTGGTCTCTTGAACTTGTACTTTCTTCTGGCAATAAGGTCTTGGCTGGCAGTGATGGAGATACTGTCTGGAGTCACACTCCTTCGCTCGGGAAGCAGATCGCTAAAGGTCCAAAACGCCCCTTACGACGTCTTATTCAGGTCTCTCTATGCACTTTACTTCTTTACACAATTGATATCATGTGTTATACTTATgtttttttagagttaaatgccattttagtccctgtggtttgggccattttgccagtttagtccaaaggtttcatttttcgcctgtggatccaaaaaggttttaccgttgccattttagtccactgggttaacttcatccattttttctgttaacgagaagggcaatcgggtcattttatatgtaattctgttaactagaagggcaattcggccatatacaatgaccgaattgcccttctcgttatatgaccgaattgcccttctcgttaacagaaaaaatggatgaagttaactcaatggactaaaatggcaatggtgaaaccttttggacccacaggcaaaaaatgaaacctttggactaaactggcaaaatagcccaaaccacagggactaaaatggcatttaactctaaaatttATCTAAGGCGCGAGTACGGTCTTGTGTTACTAAAAGTTCGCTAATGAGTATAATACAATGATGGGAAATTGTAGGGATTAGATCCAAAGAGCACTGCAATGTTATTTGCGAAGGCGGAACGCTTAGGGGACAAGAAAATAGGCGACGAGGAATGTTTCGTGTTGAAAGTTTGTGCATCGACAGAGGATTTGATTGCACGAGACTATGGACCGGGCCCTATCCTGGTTGAGGTGCTAAGACATGTACTTTATGGTTACTTTAGCCAGAAAAGTGGACTTCTTGTATACATGGAGGACTCTCAACTCACTCGAGCCATAGTCGGAAATGATCATATTAACGATGCTAATGTCTTTTCCGACGATCAAAAGATCGAAGAAGTAATGTATTGGGAAACGAGCATTGGTAGTAGTATTGGTGATTATAAGGCGGTAGAGGGTTTGATGGTGGCTCACCAAGGGCGATCTGTAGCCACTGTGTTCGGGTTTCCTGACTTATGCATACAAGACGAACAACCGTATATGTATAGGACTCGGTTTGAAGAAGTGTGGAACATTGATGATATCGCCTTCAACATCCATGGTCTATCGTCGCATTCGTTTCTCCCTCCTTCGCAGTGAGATTTCGTGAGTCGGGTTTGATGTATATCGTATGAAACGCGGGATTCATAACGACGTGACTTTGACTTATATAGGAAAATATTATAATTTTCATTCGGGTTATGTTCAATGAAATGTTATTGTATGTACCGGATGAATTAAGGGTTGTAAACGAACGCAAGCAAGCCTTGTTTgcgttcgttcgttaaggaataAACATGTTCATGGACAATTCACGAACGCTTACCAAACAGGAGTTcttgttcgttcattaagaaaatgaACATGTTCATGAGCACTTACCGaacacaaacaaatgttcatgaacacaaatgaacacaaagGAATTTCAATTTAAaataaagggttattggattttatcacccttaactattggccattggccgctgccacccccaactatcactttgacgtctgccacccccaacttaacacttagtgtgttttGTCACCAGATCACTAACTTTTAATCcggttactatacttttgggggtgtcctaagatccctaaaaccttcccAAGATCCATATGACACCCCAAAAAGTGtagtaacatgatcaaaagttagtaatcagttaacgacatggtgacagaacacactaagtgttaagttgggggtgacggacgtcaaagtgatagttggggatGACaacggccaatagccaatagttatgggtgataaaatctaataaccctaAAATAAATTCAACATTTTtcatcagaaaaaaaaaatacgaaGAATCCACCATAAATAAGTACTTAACATAACTATCAGAACATAGTAGAACATGGTTGACATATTATCATAAACATAATTAACACAAAAATTAAGACGTTTATCACGATTTAACACAAACTAAAATTAAAATGGTCAAATGAGAGATGTTGACGGAGGCATAGAGTATAACTATGGTTTCAAATTTCTAAAAACTAAATCCAATAAagtaaaaatataacataaaaaccctttaaatgaacaaacacaaatGAAAATAAACAAggaaacataaatgaacacattaccaaacgttcacgaacataaacgaacggaCGGAACCTCTGTTCATATTCATTAGTTTAACTTAttgaacgaaatttcttgttcgtgtttgttcatttaatttattaaacgatcataaacgaacttcccgtcgaACATTTTACGTATTGAATTTATTAACAACGTAAACGGTTTCCCTTCGAACATATCGAGTATATACAGTTAAAGTGATCTATGATCCACCCACTTGGGTGTTGGATTATTTACAAATATGTTAAAGACTAGATACTAATACCTTTTTCTATGACACAAATCAATACCATAAAAAATCATATGTATGAAGCCATTGCTTCTTCAATGCTTCTTATAACTACACTCAGACTACCGCCATTTTCTAAAGCTTTAACCGCAGCTCTATGAGCGTTTTTATGCCATTTCAACAGATTATACGACTGTAAAACCGACCACCTTGCTTGATTCGACATCTATATCAACACAACAACAAAATCATAATctatcatcatcataatcatcatcTAAAAAGAGCAAAAACCGACAGAACCGATCATATGGTTGGTTACCTGAGCAACGGATAATGGTGGTTCCAAAAGCAAAC
This genomic stretch from Helianthus annuus cultivar XRQ/B chromosome 8, HanXRQr2.0-SUNRISE, whole genome shotgun sequence harbors:
- the LOC118480874 gene encoding uncharacterized protein LOC118480874: MDPATKSNDKKPTQPIPVPLSPLTEWPEFVNTSRYCQQQPEVKRRGRSRRMLFGLGKTTRCNDSDDDGGNGVSEKWRNVNDRRVLLLGVLGCPLAPVSVEHSCASGDFRYNVKDIPFERSTAQYIIQQYLAATGCLKMMSTGAHHQQQQQQQSGYYKNMYTSGTVKMKCCETEISSIQGQRVTNSGGRSQETDNVNGCFVLWQMVPGMWSLELVLSSGNKVLAGSDGDTVWSHTPSLGKQIAKGPKRPLRRLIQGLDPKSTAMLFAKAERLGDKKIGDEECFVLKVCASTEDLIARDYGPGPILVEVLRHVLYGYFSQKSGLLVYMEDSQLTRAIVGNDHINDANVFSDDQKIEEVMYWETSIGSSIGDYKAVEGLMVAHQGRSVATVFGFPDLCIQDEQPYMYRTRFEEVWNIDDIAFNIHGLSSHSFLPPSQ